The proteins below are encoded in one region of Dioscorea cayenensis subsp. rotundata cultivar TDr96_F1 chromosome 18, TDr96_F1_v2_PseudoChromosome.rev07_lg8_w22 25.fasta, whole genome shotgun sequence:
- the LOC120281678 gene encoding nematode resistance protein-like HSPRO2: protein MRLSSKQTQIKQHFPVILNLFLLLLLNFHPYTHTHIYIYICMVDLQRKSRKMATPEISARSARLPSDKSHLSVPSSSPVEDASATAAYELYLRLPELASLWNAKAFPEWRNETILKPALQALEITFRFISMGLSDPRPYSNHGEWKRRLESLAMHEVELIALICEDEEEGGGSGAPIVELRSPSGVLTRDRSSQEVWQVPGASPVVSRTSEASLLPRLATWEKSEGIASRILLNIECQMHRCPFTLGLGEPNLAGKPNLEYDLVVRPSDLHSVKKPSSPPSIRNLENETLFTIHQILESWLFVARELLKRIVVRLDGKEWEKAASDCWILEQIWKLLSRVEDLHLLMDPDDFLHLKNQLAIQATPGSSEALCFRSAALLELTRLSNDLKKRVPFILGVEVDPKGGPRVQDAAMILFHKQSRDDGAVSRVHLLQAFQAIEGAMKSFFFAYRQLTVTVMGSLEATGESLAHRFLEPPYFPSLDAAKTFLGEFWRRERGGGGAAAAAFTVNTSASASK from the coding sequence atgcGTCTCTCTTCCAAACAAACTCAAATTAAACAACACTTTCCAGTTatccttaatttatttcttcttctcctcctcaatTTCCAtccatatacacacacacacatatatatatatatatgtatggtgGATTTACAGCGGAAATCAAGGAAGATGGCAACGCCGGAAATATCAGCTAGATCAGCCAGATTGCCGTCGGACAAGTCCCACCTCTCCGTCCCTTCCTCATCACCCGTAGAAGACGCATCCGCAACCGCCGCTTATGAGCTCTACCTCCGCCTCCCAGAGCTCGCCAGCCTCTGGAACGCCAAAGCTTTCCCGGAATGGAGAAACGAGACCATCTTAAAACCAGCTTTGCAGGCCCTTGAAATCACGTTCCGGTTCATCTCCATGGGTCTTTCAGACCCGAGGCCTTATTCCAACCACGGTGAATGGAAGCGGAGGCTCGAGTCCCTCGCCATGCACGAAGTGGAGCTCATCGCCCTCATCTgcgaggatgaggaggaggggGGTGGTAGTGGCGCGCCGATCGTGGAACTCAGGTCGCCATCCGGTGTGCTGACAAGAGATAGGAGCTCCCAGGAGGTCTGGCAGGTCCCCGGAGCAAGCCCAGTGGTAAGCCGAACCAGCGAGGCAAGCTTACTACCAAGGCTTGCAACGTGGGAGAAATCCGAGGGCATTGCTTCCAGGATACTATTAAACATCGAGTGCCAGATGCATCGTTGCCCGTTCACGCTGGGGCTGGGTGAACCAAATCTCGCCGGCAAGCCCAATCTCGAGTACGATCTCGTTGTAAGGCCGTCTGATCTTCACTCCGTCAAGAAACCCTCATCACCACCATCAATCAGGAACTTGGAGAATGAGACGCTATTCACCATCCACCAGATCCTCGAATCATGGTTGTTCGTTGCTCGGGAGCTTCTGAAGAGGATCGTTGTTAGATTAGATGGGAAGGAGTGGGAGAAAGCCGCGAGTGATTGCTGGATCCTTGAGCAAATATGGAAGCTGCTATCGCGAGTTGAGGATCTGCATCTGTTGATGGATCCTGATGATTTCCTCCATCTGAAAAACCAACTAGCTATTCAGGCAACACCGGGATCATCCGAGGCTCTCTGTTTCAGATCAGCGGCCCTGCTGGAGCTCACGCGATTGTCAAATGATCTGAAAAAGAGGGTGCCGTTCATTTTGGGGGTAGAGGTGGATCCCAAGGGAGGTCCCAGGGTCCAGGACGCGGCCATGATTCTGTTTCACAAGCAGAGCAGGGATGATGGCGCTGTCTCAAGGGTCCATTTGCTGCAGGCTTTCCAGGCGATCGAGGGGGCCATGAAGAGCTTCTTCTTTGCCTATCGTCAGTTAACCGTGACGGTGATGGGAAGCCTAGAGGCTACCGGTGAGTCGCTAGCGCATAGGTTTCTAGAGCCGCCCTACTTTCCAAGTTTGGACGCGGCTAAGACGTTTCTCGGAGAGTTCTGGCGGAGAGAAcgcggtggtggtggtgctgctgctgctgccttCACGGTCAACACATCTGCATCAGCGAGCAAATGA